The nucleotide window GGCGTACCCGGTCGAAGCGGTCAGGCTCGTCCAGTGCAGCTTGCTGAAGTTGAGATCCTTGTACGGCCGGATCGTCTTCGGCTTGACCTTGATCTTGTGGTAGTCGTAGTCGACGACGACGCCGGGCTTGGCGGCGGCCTGCGCGGGGCCGGCGGTCAGTCCGGCGAAGGCCACGGCGACCACGGTCACGGCGGCGGCAAGTCGGCTCAGTTTCATTGTGCTGGTCCCCCATGTGTTGATCCGATGATCACCATCCTGTCGAGCGGGGACCGTCCACAGTCGCCTGCCGCCGGGGCATGGCACGAACCCGGTACCGAGCGGCCTGTCGGAAACGCGATCGGGCGGCGCCTGTCCCCCTGGACCAGACGCCGCCCGGATTCGCGGTCGCGGACTACTTGGTCGCGCCCGCGGTCAGACCCGACTGGATCTGACGCTGGAAGAACGCGTACACGATGATCATCGGCAGGATCGACAGCGTGAGGGCTGCGAAGAGCGCGGCCCAGTTGGCCTGGTATCCCGCCGAGACCGAGATGTTCGCGATGCCCTGGGTGAGCACCCACTTCTGTTCGGCGCCCTGGCCCTGCATGATCGCGACCGGCAGCAGGTACTGGTTCCACTGGCCGACGATGTTGAAGATCGTAATGCTGACCAGGCCGGACTTGGCCATCGGCAGCATCACCTGGAAGAACAGCCTCGTGTGCGAGGCGCCGTCGACGATCGCGGCCTCGGCGATGTGGTTCGGCAGCGTCTTGAAGAACGCCGTCATGAAGAAGACCGTGAACGGCAGCGAGTAGGCGATGTAGACCAGGATCAGCCCGGTGTAGGTGTTCAGCAGGCCGAGGTTCTGCAGGATCAGGAAGAGCGGCACCAGCGCCAGGAACACCGGGAAGGCCAGGCCCGAGACGAACAGGTAGTAGATGAAGCGGTTGCCGAAGAACCTGTACCGGGCCAGCACGTAGGCGGCCATCGAGCCGAAGAGCATGGTGCCGGCCGTGCTGATCGTCACCACGAAGACGCTGTTGAGGAAGTAGCGCCCGACGTGCGCCTCGGTCCACGCCGTCTTGTAGCTCTCGAAGGAGATCTGGCTGGGCAGGCTGAACGGCGCGTGCGTGAAGATCTCGGTGTTGCTCTTGAACGACGCGAAGACCACCCAGACCAGCGGCGCGACGACCATGATGCCCCAGATCGCCAGGGCGATGTGCGCGAAGCCGCTGAACAGCTTGATCTCGCGCTTCGCCCGGCCCGCCTCGGTGGTGTGGGCCTTCGAACGCGGCGGGGTGACCGTGCTGTCGGAACTCATGAGGTTTGTCATCGTAGGCTCCCGGCTCACAGCTCGATCGATTCGCGCCGGGTGACCCGCAGGGTCAGCGCCGCGAACGTGATGGTGAGGAAGAACAGCACGACACCCATGGCCGAGGCGTAGCCGAACTGTGCGTAGTCGAAGGCATTGCGGACGATCTCGAGGCCGATCACCGTTGTCGCGCCGTCCGGGCCACCGCGGTCCACGGACATGATGTTGACGAGGGCGAACGCGTCGAAGGCGGCGATGCCGAGGTAGACCCAGGCGACCTGCATCGTGTTCCAGAGCAGCGGCAGCGTCACCCGGAAGAACAGCGTGCCGCGGGTGGCGCCGTCGAGCGCGGCGGCCTCGTAGATCTCCGCCGGGATGGAGCCCATGCCCGCGGAGAAGAGCACCACGTAGAAGCCGACCGCCTGCCAGACGAGCACCGCGAGGATCGACCACATCGCGAGTCTCTCGTCGGCCAGGAACAGCACCGGGCCGGCGCCGATCTGGTGTAGCAGGCCGTTGATCAGGCCGCTCTCGTCGGGCGAGTAGACCCGGGCGAAGATGACCGCCACCAGCGCCAGGGCCAGCAGCTGCGGGAAGAAGTACACCACCTTGTAGAAGCCCGAGCCCCGGACCCCGTGGGTGCGGCCGCCCTTCGTCCCGCCGCCCATGTTCAGCAGGAACGAGAAGAAGAGCGCGATCGCGATCGAAAGCAGCGGCAGGAAGAGCAGCAGGAAGAGGTTGTGCCGGAT belongs to Amorphoplanes digitatis and includes:
- a CDS encoding carbohydrate ABC transporter permease, whose translation is MTNLMSSDSTVTPPRSKAHTTEAGRAKREIKLFSGFAHIALAIWGIMVVAPLVWVVFASFKSNTEIFTHAPFSLPSQISFESYKTAWTEAHVGRYFLNSVFVVTISTAGTMLFGSMAAYVLARYRFFGNRFIYYLFVSGLAFPVFLALVPLFLILQNLGLLNTYTGLILVYIAYSLPFTVFFMTAFFKTLPNHIAEAAIVDGASHTRLFFQVMLPMAKSGLVSITIFNIVGQWNQYLLPVAIMQGQGAEQKWVLTQGIANISVSAGYQANWAALFAALTLSILPMIIVYAFFQRQIQSGLTAGATK
- a CDS encoding carbohydrate ABC transporter permease, with amino-acid sequence MKHGRYPFIIGFLIVPVAIYATFVVAAYVQAFQLSFTNWRGFSPDVSYIGFDNFVKLFHDNTFWQAIRHNLFLLLFLPLLSIAIALFFSFLLNMGGGTKGGRTHGVRGSGFYKVVYFFPQLLALALVAVIFARVYSPDESGLINGLLHQIGAGPVLFLADERLAMWSILAVLVWQAVGFYVVLFSAGMGSIPAEIYEAAALDGATRGTLFFRVTLPLLWNTMQVAWVYLGIAAFDAFALVNIMSVDRGGPDGATTVIGLEIVRNAFDYAQFGYASAMGVVLFFLTITFAALTLRVTRRESIEL